In Brassica napus cultivar Da-Ae chromosome A3, Da-Ae, whole genome shotgun sequence, the sequence ATTGTAGCGATGACTCATAGAGTTGCCtgttttttattgatttttttttttgtattttcgcATATGGTGTTTTGGACAAAACCATGTTTAGAGTATttctacttttcttttttttaatgaagatTGTTTACCCCAATGATCGATGCAACATATTTTTAGTCTTCAGTTTATGGCAAACCGTTTGTTTAGACCTTGAGATGAAGAAACATGACAGTCTAAACTGAATCCTGAGTCTGAGATGGAGAACAGTGAGCCACTTGCACTCACATTTTTTGTTCCAGATTTATGATCAATCACTACGGAGCAGCATTAAGACATAAGGTATAAACCATGGTGGCAATGAACTCTAGAGTTTTTTGGAAGCCAGCAAACGAGAAGTCAAGACCTGAAAGAATAATGAATATAATGCAAATATAAGAGGTTTACACACAGACATGGAGGCATACTGCTTGTTGAGACACCAAGCTCCCTGGAAGATCTCGTAACTTCTTTTGGAACACTGTTAGCAGATTAGATACAGACAAATAAGTTCTCAAGGGCAAGAATCTAGTTTAGCAGTTGCAAGTATTTAAACTGTTAAGCCTTATTTTTGTTAGACAGCATAGTTTTACCTCCACTTCTTGATTTCGTGAGGCACAACAGAAGGAAGATAAACTTGATCCAAGACGTATATCTCTGCCAAACGTATATTTCTGCCTCCTCTTGTGGCTCTTCCTCACTGCCAAACTCAGACGGTCACCAACGTAGCAGTGTACTCATCTTCTCCCGAGGAAGAGGATTGTCTTGTGGCTgtcaagttttttgtttttgttggatGGTCCAAGGTGAATTAGAAAGCAAAGAATTTGAGACTTGAAAGTATTTCTTTTATGTaccgatgaagaagaaggcggaTTGATTCCGACGGCGTTATTAACTTTAACGtttatctttttccttttttttttctgtaaataaatatatttctaattttttaactttttgttttctaaaaactGAATATGAGTTGGCAAGATATTATTGGGTAGGTGAACCTATAAGTTCACTAAGGGGGTGAACCTAAGAATTTctcataattaaataacaatacatcacaattcagacatcttattttctaagtcttattttggtctttttgctttattttagtcttcactaaattaatatgaaaattataaatttgatggacaataattaatggaaaattttaataacttttttcttatctgtaaacaaacagagtttcgtgttcaattgaaaaaacatgactttaatgaacactaatatggaaaagtagaaaaacttttctttcatgtttccgttttgtttcatattttcaaaatttcaagctttgattttagttatagatttgattattttatttgatggtagaagcatttttacttttttgtttatttatttgaacatgtaatatatttttaataaatgattgtgttgacaatatgattctaaaattcatataatatgatctcaaactaaataattatgttttttggtataaaaccaaataaaccgaaaactgacggtatataaaccgaactgaaccgaagtaaatatggattcagagtggtagttatattttactaactgaAATACCAAAAACCGGAAAAAACCGAatctaaaccgaaccgatatccggattgaacacccctaccATAACATATAGTGAAATAATCATCTACGTTGGTAAATttctcattaattatattaatattaatttgtcATGTGGAAATTTCTCAACTGAAAAATTCTGACATAATTCTCTTaacttttctcaaaaaaaaaaatatattaaatattaatataattcacCAGTGAAGATATCCTAACTTTTTTAAACACAAACTTACCTCTTTATTCATACTTGTCTTCTTTAGTACAATACAATACAATCCTAACTACACCATAAATATTCATAAACGGCtagtcaaaaaaagaaaaacgtcTCAATCTTAAATCTCTTGATATAAAACTATTGGAGTAATAAGATGAAAATTTTTCTAGAACAaccatttttagtttattttgattaataatatTTGTACGAAAAATAATACTCATATATCTTCAGTTTTTGTACATTCATTTGAAACGGCTTATAAAGCTAAACGGTTCTCTTGAATATAAGTATAAGTTGTATAACTCATGGTAGATGGGGAACTGGAGTGATGAATATACCTAAGATAATacttacaaaacaaaacactgTGGATCCTTTAGGTGGGGGTTTGTTTTTATAGTTGGCAGGACATAAGAGCTTTCCAAGGTTCTTTGGCTTTATATGAGAAGTGTTTGTTCCACATTGTTATTTTGTGTCTGCTTGGCTGTAGAAATGTAGTGCAAAAGCTTATTCGCTActattaaatcaattaatgttTCTGTCTTTTGTGGTGGATTGGCCATGCATATTCTATAATTAGAACCCAACTTTCTTTTTTACAAGTCGTGACAACTTATATAAATAGGAAAAACAATGGGCAAAAGAAACGATGGGAAAGTAATAAAAAGGGGACTCAAAGATGAGAAAGTTTCATAGAACCAGGAGGCCAACATTTACTTTACATTCCTTGCacgaaccaaacaaaaaaacttccATTTGAGTGTCtacttttaaaattacttaCACCTGATGACAAAAGTTGTATGTAAATTAATAACAACAGTGCAAAAAGAATaagtgcttttttttttttgctttcctGGATGAACGTAAAGAATTCTACATACTTAACTGTTATAAGCCATATGATTTTCAactgcaatatatatatatatatatatatataattattttgcgAGAGTCTTATTTATTAAGTGAAGGTTAGAATTTGGTGTTTTAtgtttaaagttttgttttgttatgatGTCAGTTACTTAATTTGGTTTTGTATAATTGTCAAATTGACCCTACAGTTTAACGAGTCAAAGCTCTTCACTAAAGCGTGTCCTCTTTCTTAAGACACAACAATCTCTTTGTCATTTTCCCACAATATTTCTACTATTATCACACGAGACAAGTGAGTTAAAGTgacttaatgaaaaaaaaaatgcggATATAGGCATATAGCCAAAGAGAGACAAGCAAAAGTAGGTTAAGAGAAATAAGGACTCATTTCCTTTTTAGAGTAAATTCATGCTTTGATTGCAAGGAATTCTAGTTTAATTATCTGAGTTTGGATCGTTATGGCTAAGTGAAGGAGCCCGCTCATGGGGTTTGCAAAAGAAGAAACTTATAAATTAGAGAGGAGAGAAGAGCATGATCGGCTCAAGGTGCAAATGGTAGGGTCCATTTCCCATTTCCCATTTCCCTTTGATAAACTAGAGCGTTCTTTTACTATATAGTAGTTTCTAATCATTTGAGCTAAACCGTGGGACAAAGAACTACTAACAACTAAGAAGGGCTGCTACAAAGGTGGGGACGActaaatgtgtgtgtgtgtctgtgtgtttaaTGTGCTAAGTATTTTCTCCTTAATTGCTACGGGAGATAGAGGGAGAGAAAGTGATGAGTAGGATACTGAAGGACCTAACAATGCCTGAACTATAAAGGACACGATTAGACATGTGTTTTTGTCGCAAATAGTAGTTCCAATTAAAATCCTCTTATTGATCCACTAAAACATGtgcatccttttttttttttgtctctggcattattattattttttttttgtaaaaagcaTTCTTAAATTAAAGCATAAGACCGAAAATGTTTTACAAGCTTTGCAGCTATAGTTAAGAGTCCAGCCCAATTGAATCACATATTAGAACCCAATTAACAATATAGTATAAGCCCAAAAAGGAAGTTAGTTTGATCGGAAAAGTGTAAAAGATCGAGTTAATACGGTGGTTGAGCGGTGAAGTTCCTTGAAACAATCACTCTTTTCACGCAAACCATTGTTGCATCATTTGCGACGATCGGACAGGATTGGATTCTCTGAAGCTCTGGATCTTGTTTCTAACCTGCCTGTCAATCTGGGAGAAGATCGTGTCGATTGATCGGTAGTTGTTTGCATGAAGTCGGCTGTTCCTCTCATTCCAAATCCAGTACAGAGTTGATTGCCAAGCTAGGAGTGTGAGAAGACGTGAAGAGGCTGGTGGGGGAAGGGAAATCATCTGGTCTAAAGTTTGCAACCAGGTAGTTAGAGGCGAAAGTGGTAGTCTGCTCGCCGTGAGCCGCCAAAGTTGATGTGAGTAGGAACAGGCTCCAAAGAGATGATCGCGGGTTTCAGGATAGGAGTTACAGAGGAGGCACTGCTGATCAACTTGTAATCCCCATCTAGCCAGTCTATCACGAGTAGGGAGCCTATCTAGAACTATCAGCCACGTATGAAAGTTGTGCCGTGGAATCCCTCTAGAAGTCCAAACTGCTTTATGCCATTGGACATCCTGCCTTTCATCTGAAAGGTAAGTGTAAAGCTCTCCCGTTCTGAAGTTAGTTGAGATCCTGCCATTTATTTCCCACTCATAAGAATCTTCAATTTCCAGCATTTGAACAGTGGTTATGTAGCAGTGGAGCTGAAGATGGTGATCAGTTCTTGCTGGGGGTAGTCGCCAGACGCCACGACGGTGGAGAGAGAGGAGACAGTGGCATTCAGGGGGATTCCCATTCGAGAGCGAGAGGCATCCAAGTAGTCATATAGCTTCCCAAAGGGCGTCAAGTTGTCAAACCAAAATCTAGCGGAGTTGCCATTGCCAAGTCAGAGCTTTATCAATGGAAAAGCAGCGTCCTTGAGCTTCAGTAATTTGTTTGTGAACCAGGAATATGATTGCTTTGGAGTAGTGGTCCAGTAGTTGTGAATGGATCCTTTGAGGATGACTTCTTTGAACCACATTACCCAAACAGAGTCTTGACGAAAGAATAGCATCCAGACAAGCCGAAGGCAGCATGCTTTATTCCATGTTTTTAAGTCCTTTACTCCTAGGCTGCATTGCCTCTTGGTGAGCACCACTGTTTCCCAAGCAACCCTCGCATTATTATGTCCTTCAAGATTTCCTTTCCATAGGAAGATACTGCAGAGTGAGTTGATCTGAGCAACACAGGCCTTGGGCAAGATAAACGCAGAGCACCAAAAGTTTGTGATCCCAGCAATGACAATTTTGATGAGGAATCTTCCTGCGAAAGATAGCGACTTTACAGACGAAGAGTTGAATTTTACTTTTACCTCCTGGATCAAGGGCTCGCAGTTGGCAAGAGTGATCTTCCTTGAATCAAGAGGAACACCCAAATATCTAAAAAGTAATTTCCCAAGGGCCATTCCCGTTGATGCTTGAACCGTTTGTACTTCCTCTGTTGTCAGACCTGATGCAAAGAAGCTAGTTTTCTGCATACTAACCGATAAGCCTGATCTCATTTCAAATTCTTTCAAAACTTGCAGGACCTGTTGCACCGATTCAATTGATCCATCAATGAAGATTAAGAGGTCATCCGCAAAGGAGAGATGGGTCAGTTTCATTTTGTCGCAATTGGAGTGAAACTTCAATCTGTTTTGCGATGCAGCTCTGTTCAGCATGTGTGAGAGGACATTCATAGCAATCACAAACAGGTAAGGTGATAGGGGGTCACCCTGTCTAACCCCCCGTTTTCCTTTAAAGAACCCGTTGACCGTTCCGTTATAGCCTAACATGAAGCTAGTAGTGCAGATACAGGCTCTGATCCTCGAGATGAACTGAGGGGGTAGGTGAAGACCATGGAGACATGAGAATAAGAATTCCCACGAGAGGGTATCAAAGGCTTTGGAAATATCCACCTTTATGGTAATTTTCTTCACCCCTTTGTTCTTGTGGTAACCATTTATCAGTTCTCCTGCTAGGACAGTGTTCTCTACCAACAGTCGATCTTTAATGAAAGCGGTTTGACTTTGATGCTCTTGGGAATTTAGGGACCAATGTAAGGATTGTTGCATTTGATGTTGCAGGCAGAAAGCATGAGGCAAAAAAGTTTTTAGTTGATGTGATCACTTCAGCACCAATGGTTTCCCAAGATGACTTGAAGAAAGCTGAGGTTAGTCCGTCTGGCCCTGGCGCCTTGTTGGGGTTTAATCTGAAAAACATTTTCGAGATTTCTTCATCTAAGAGGATCGATACCATACTTTGCGTCTGTTCTTCAGGGAAAGTGTAGCCTAAAATCTCGTGGAACAAGTCAGGATGAGAGAAGATTGGAGGGGGGTGGTAGTTTATCGGTCCAAGGACAGATTGAAAATGGTTGATCGCCAGTAAGCTCATTTCAAGAGGATCA encodes:
- the LOC106436554 gene encoding uncharacterized protein LOC106436554 — its product is MCQMLAQLCWKLKVIKSDLRALNREKFSQIQERVSEANNLLQCAQVEALLNLTTATFLAEKDLQQNWTFLRQIEEMYFRQKSRINWLREGPLNTTYFHRICQVRASYNCIRAFMTLTGALITDPLEMSLLAINHFQSVLGPINYHPPPIFSHPDLFHEILGYTFPEEQTQSMVSILLDEEISKMFFRLNPNKAPGPDGLTSAFFKSSWETIEHQSQTAFIKDRLLVENTVLAGELINGYHKNKGVKKITIKVDISKAFDTLSWEFLFSCLHGLHLPPQFISRIRACICTTSFMLGYNGTVNGFFKGKRGVRQGDPLSPYLFVIAMNVLSHMLNRAASQNRLKFHSNCDKMKLTHLSFADDLLIFIDGSIESVQQVLQVLKEFEMRSGLSVSMQKTSFFASGLTTEEVQTVQASTGMALGKLLFRYLGVPLDSRKITLANCEPLIQEVKVKFNSSSVKSLSFAGRFLIKIVIAGITNFWCSAFILPKACVAQINSLCSIFLWKGNLEGHNNARVAWETVVLTKRQCSLGVKDLKTWNKACCLRLVWMLFFRQDSVWVMWFKEVILKGSIHNYWTTTPKQSYSWISTNFRTGELYTYLSDERQDVQWHKAVWTSRGIPRHNFHTWLIVLDRLPTRDRLARWGLQVDQQCLLCNSYPETRDHLFGACSYSHQLWRLTASRLPLSPLTTWLQTLDQMISLPPPASSRLLTLLAWQSTLYWIWNERNSRLHANNYRSIDTIFSQIDRQVRNKIQSFRESNPVRSSQMMQQWFA